One segment of Anastrepha obliqua isolate idAnaObli1 chromosome 3, idAnaObli1_1.0, whole genome shotgun sequence DNA contains the following:
- the LOC129240761 gene encoding mucin-2-like — protein MNPLQVVPEARLTRKRSPNVAFVVRKGKCLRASTKRLLLSALVAIHHTMTRCRIAQKPSCRQSDSTTTPSSTTTTTVPSTTTTESTTTTTTVPSTTTTESTRTMTTLSTTTTTIAPSTTTIESTTTTTPSTTTTTAVPSTTTSESTTTTTTPSPTTTTTVLSTTTTESTTTQTTPSATTTTTVPSTTTTESTTTTTTPSTTTTTTVPSTTTTESTTTTTTPSATTTTTVPSTTTTESTTTTTTPSATTTTTVPSTTTTESTTTTTTPSPTTTTTVPSTTTTESTTTTTTPSTTTTTTVPSTTTTESTTTTTTPSTTTTTTVPSTTTTESTTTTTTPSATTTTTVQSTTTTPEPTTTTEHDLTPSEICETNGKETSIADPNDLTCKEYIICTESGSTWIGTEMKCPTNQWFNPTLGFCSATYECPTATTTTSNSTTTTAQTTTTPTTTTTPTTTTTTTATSTTTTTQETTTTTESTLTPQEICENNGKQESIAYPNDTTCTKYIVCSKPGSTWIAKQSTCADGKLFDPTTAKCSATYVCPS, from the exons ATGAATCCGTTGCAAGTTGTGCCCGAAGCACGACTGACGAGGAAACGCAGTCCAAATGTGGCATTTGTGGTTCGGAAGGGAAAGTGTTTGCGTGCCTCAACGAAACGACTATTGCTTTCTGCTTTGGTGGCGATTCACCATACTATGACTCGTTGTCGTATTGCCCAGAAG CCAAGTTGCAGACAGTCGGATTCAACAACAACGCCCTcgtcaacaacaactacaactgtcccatcaactacaactacagaaagcacaacaacaacgacaactgtACCATCAACTACAACTACAGAAAGCACAAGAACAATGACAACGCTCtccacaacaacaactacaattgCACCATCAACTACAACTATAgaaagcacaacaacaacaacgccctccacaacaacaactacagctGTACCATCAACTACAACTTCAGaaagcacaacaacaacgacaacgccctccccaacaacaactacaactgtCCTATCAACTACAACTACAGAAAGCACAACAACACAGACAACGCCCTccgcaacaacaactacaactgtcccatcaactacaactacagaaagcacaacaacaacgacaacgccctccacaacaacaactacaactgtcccatcaactacaactacagaaagcacaacaacaacgacaacgccctccgcaacaacaactacaactgtcccatcaactacaactacagaaagcacaacaacaacgacaacgccctccgcaacaacaacaacaactgtcccatcaactacaactacagaaagcacaacaacaacgacaacgccctccccaacaacaactacaactgtaccatcaactacaactacagaaagcacaacaacaacgacaacgccctccacaacaacaactacaactgtaccatcaactacaactacagaaagtacaacaacaacgacaacgccctccacaacaacaactacaactgtcccatcaactacaactacagaaagcacaacaacaacaacaacgccctccgcaacaacaactacaactgtCCAATCCACTACAACCACACCCGAACCAACTACTACAACTGAGCACGACTTAACTCCGAGCGAAATTTGCGAAACGAATGGCAAAGAGACTTCTATAGCAGATCCTAATGATCTAACTTGTAAAGA GTACATCATTTGTACAGAATCGGGATCTACCTGGATTGGTACGGAAATGAAATGTCCAACTAATCAATGGTTTAATCCAACGCTAGGATTTTGTTCCGCAACTTATGAGTGTCCCACAGCGACAACAACTACATCTAACTCCACTACAACTACtgcacaaacaacaacaacgcccaCGACAACAACAACGCCAACAACGACAACTACAACAACGGCAACTtcaacaactacaactacacaAGAAACGACTACGACTACTGAGAGCACTTTAACTCCGCaggaaatatgtgaaaataacgGCAAACAGGAGTCCATAGCATACCCTAATGATACAACCTGTACAAA ATACATAGTTTGTTCAAAGCCGGGATCCACATGGATTGCTAAGCAAAGTACTTGTGCAGATGGTAAATTGTTTGATCCAACTACAGCGAAGTGTTCCGCAACATATGTATGTCCCTCATAG
- the LOC129240763 gene encoding mucin-2-like — MSHNKRFFFIAIIYLLAPIIHRHVIAALTGQCNECFTNGIACLDEQNFTVCFNTSTTVRTSCPMGTVCTAEESICLATAQGALPVCYEDRCGTCSSVNSNFACLDEDIYAFCYDGKTPAESSINYCPLGYVCNLNNSQICSSAQTSMPSCIPRSIDTTTAATSTGSTTDSTSDTTTDTTTDITTDTTTDTTTDTTTDTTTDTTTDTTTDTTTDTTTDTTTDTTTDTTTETTTDTKTDTTTDTTTDTTTDTTTDTTTDTTTDTTTDTTTDTTTDTTTGTTTGTTTETTTDTKTDTTTDTTTDTTTDTTTDTTTDTTTVTTTDSTTDTTTARTTDTTTSTTTDATTVTTISTTAATTTTTTTIPTTSTASFCANMGKTGNFRLDGDTTCSVYIYCYKLSGQYLGWIYSCSYYFNAATGKCQKERPADC, encoded by the exons ATGTCGCATAATAAGCGGTTCTTTTTTATTGCGATTATCTAT CTGCTCGCTCCCATCATTCATCGCCATGTCATCGCAGCACTGACGGGTCAATGTAATGAGTGCTTCACGAATGGCATCGCTTGTTTGGATGAGCAAAATTTTACAGTTTGCTTCAACACATCTACCACTGTACGTACATCTTGTCCCATGGGAACGGTTTGCACAGCCGAAGAAAGTATTTGTCTGGCCACCGCTCAAGGTGCTCTTCCTGTTTGCTATGAGGATCGTTGCGGAACATGTTCATCCGTTAATAGTAATTTCGCCTGTCTTGACGAGGACATTTATGCTTTCTGTTATGATGGCAAAACACCTGCAGAAAGTTCAATTAATTATTGTCCGCTTGGTTATGTGTGCAATTTGAACAATTCCCAAATTTGCTCATCCGCGCAAACTTCAATG cCATCGTGTATACCACGAAGCATCGATACTACGACGGCTGCAACATCAACTGGCTCAACAACAGACTCAACAAGTGATACAACAACTGACACAACAACCGATATAACAACAGACACAACAACCGATACAACAACCGATACAACAACCGATACGACAACCGACACAACAACCGATACAACGACAGATACAACAACGGATACTACCACCGATACAACAACTGACACAACAACGGATACAACAACTGAAACAACAACTGACACAAAAACTGATACAACAACCGATACAACAACCGATACAACAACAGACACAACAACCGATACAACAACAGACACAACGACAGATACAACAACGGATACTACAACCGATACAACAACTGACACAACAACTGGCACAACAACGGGCACAACAACTGAAACAACAACTGACACAAAAACTGATACAACAACCGATACAACAACAGACACAACAACCGATACAACAACAGACACAACGACAGATACAACAACGGTCACAACAACCGATTCCACAACTGATACTACAACCGCTAGAACTACTGACACAACGACATCCACAACAACCGACGCAACAACCGTAACAACAATATCCACAACAGCCGCAACTACAACCACCACAACCACCATCCCAACAACAAGCACAGCATCTTTCTGTGCTAATATGGGCAAAACAGGCAACTTCAGACTTGATGGTGATACAACGTGTTCTGT cTACATTTATTGTTATAAGCTATCCGGTCAATATCTAGGCTGGATATATAGCTGTTCCTACTATTTTAACGCAGCAACTGGAAAATGCCAAAAAGAACGCCCCGCAGATtgttaa